In Zingiber officinale cultivar Zhangliang chromosome 6A, Zo_v1.1, whole genome shotgun sequence, a single genomic region encodes these proteins:
- the LOC121997211 gene encoding NAC domain-containing protein 79-like isoform X2, with translation MIFKGSFFIIFYAIPASTQLGFLFLNNLLLVPSINIFGVIILCFYPQEMTSCCLIDWTECLLDIRANQLKEVRGKSINLITIYIYIMEEGLKDQHVQQHQLPPGFRFHPTDEELIAYYLTSKTTDADFDARAIAEVDLNKCEPWDLPEKAKMGEKEWYFYSLRDRKYPTGLRTNRATNAGYWKTTGKDKEIFSTTGSSTVLEMIGMKKTLVFYKGRAPRGEKTNWVMHEYRIHSKSPLKVSKNEWVVCRIFAKSASTTGGKKLQSTSNHHRPNPYYMPPPPLLPSVMVQNEYPVHPFALQRGFSHRLPEAELTELSRFSKATNQGGPGGLLMNMPMIQPSQGNCFPGGGFAAATLASLNLNLGGAPPPPQMLPQLLSSPAVATNSSGLMGAMDGGFQNNVESGCLELEGFWPSNY, from the exons ATGATCTTCAAAGGTAGCTTTTTTATCATTTTCTATGCGATCCCAGCTTCGACACAATTAGggtttttatttctaaataaccTTCTCTTAGTTCCTTCCATTAATATTTTTGGTGTAATTAtcttatgtttttatccacaagAAATGACATCTTGTTGCTTGATTGACTGGACTGAATGTTTGCTTGACATTAGGGCTAATCAATTGAAGGAAGTAAGAGGAAAGAGCATAAACTTGATtactatatacatatatataatggAAGAAGGGTTGAAAGATCAACATGTTCAACAACATCAACTACCTCCTGGTTTTAGATTCCATCCCACAGATGAAGAACTGATCGCCTATTATCTCACAAGCAAGACCACCGATGCCGATTTCGATGCTAGAGCCATTGCAGAAGTCGACCTCAACAAATGCGAGCCATGGGATCTCCCag AGAAAGCAAAGATGGGAGAAAAAGAATGGTACTTCTACAGCTTGCGGGATAGAAAATACCCTACCGGCCTTCGAACTAACCGGGCTACGAATGCCGGCTACTGGAAGACAACTGGGAAAGACAAGGAGATCTTTAGCACCACCGGTAGTTCGACGGTCCTAGAAATGATAGGGATGAAGAAGACATTGGTCTTCTACAAAGGGAGAGCTCCGAGAGGCGAGAAGACTAATTGGGTGATGCACGAATATCGCATCCATTCTAAATCCCCTTTAAAAGTCAGTAAG AACGAATGGGTTGTTTGTCGCATATTCGCAAAGAGTGCATCCACAACGGGAGGGAAAAAGTTGCAATCCACATCGAACCACCACCGCCCCAACCCCTACTACATGCCTCCGCCTCCGTTACTTCCTTCCGTGATGGTGCAAAACGAGTACCCTGTACATCCCTTTGCCTTACAACGTGGTTTCAGCCATCGCCTCCCCGAGGCCGAGCTCACCGAGCTCTCGAGGTTCTCCAAGGCCACCAATCAAGGCGGCCCCGGCGGGTTACTGATGAACATGCCGATGATCCAACCGTCACAAGGTAATTGCTTCCCTGGAGGTGGTTTCGCAGCTGCTACTCTCGCGAGCCTCAACTTAAACCTAGGAGGAGCACCACCACCACCTCAGATGTTGCCTCAGCTGTTGTCGTCTCCTGCCGTCGCGACCAATAGTAGTGGGCTTATGGGGGCGATGGATGGAGGGTTTCAAAACAATGTGGAGTCAGGTTGTTTGGAACTTGAGGGATTCTGGCCCTCTAATTACTGA
- the LOC121997211 gene encoding NAC domain-containing protein 79-like isoform X1 yields the protein MEEGLKDQHVQQHQLPPGFRFHPTDEELIAYYLTSKTTDADFDARAIAEVDLNKCEPWDLPEKAKMGEKEWYFYSLRDRKYPTGLRTNRATNAGYWKTTGKDKEIFSTTGSSTVLEMIGMKKTLVFYKGRAPRGEKTNWVMHEYRIHSKSPLKVSKNEWVVCRIFAKSASTTGGKKLQSTSNHHRPNPYYMPPPPLLPSVMVQNEYPVHPFALQRGFSHRLPEAELTELSRFSKATNQGGPGGLLMNMPMIQPSQGNCFPGGGFAAATLASLNLNLGGAPPPPQMLPQLLSSPAVATNSSGLMGAMDGGFQNNVESGCLELEGFWPSNY from the exons atggAAGAAGGGTTGAAAGATCAACATGTTCAACAACATCAACTACCTCCTGGTTTTAGATTCCATCCCACAGATGAAGAACTGATCGCCTATTATCTCACAAGCAAGACCACCGATGCCGATTTCGATGCTAGAGCCATTGCAGAAGTCGACCTCAACAAATGCGAGCCATGGGATCTCCCag AGAAAGCAAAGATGGGAGAAAAAGAATGGTACTTCTACAGCTTGCGGGATAGAAAATACCCTACCGGCCTTCGAACTAACCGGGCTACGAATGCCGGCTACTGGAAGACAACTGGGAAAGACAAGGAGATCTTTAGCACCACCGGTAGTTCGACGGTCCTAGAAATGATAGGGATGAAGAAGACATTGGTCTTCTACAAAGGGAGAGCTCCGAGAGGCGAGAAGACTAATTGGGTGATGCACGAATATCGCATCCATTCTAAATCCCCTTTAAAAGTCAGTAAG AACGAATGGGTTGTTTGTCGCATATTCGCAAAGAGTGCATCCACAACGGGAGGGAAAAAGTTGCAATCCACATCGAACCACCACCGCCCCAACCCCTACTACATGCCTCCGCCTCCGTTACTTCCTTCCGTGATGGTGCAAAACGAGTACCCTGTACATCCCTTTGCCTTACAACGTGGTTTCAGCCATCGCCTCCCCGAGGCCGAGCTCACCGAGCTCTCGAGGTTCTCCAAGGCCACCAATCAAGGCGGCCCCGGCGGGTTACTGATGAACATGCCGATGATCCAACCGTCACAAGGTAATTGCTTCCCTGGAGGTGGTTTCGCAGCTGCTACTCTCGCGAGCCTCAACTTAAACCTAGGAGGAGCACCACCACCACCTCAGATGTTGCCTCAGCTGTTGTCGTCTCCTGCCGTCGCGACCAATAGTAGTGGGCTTATGGGGGCGATGGATGGAGGGTTTCAAAACAATGTGGAGTCAGGTTGTTTGGAACTTGAGGGATTCTGGCCCTCTAATTACTGA